In Candidatus Angelobacter sp., the following are encoded in one genomic region:
- a CDS encoding SDR family oxidoreductase, with product IASNLDSVFHGCQAVMPNMILQRHGRIVNISSLSALLAPAGQTNYAAAKAGVVALTQSLAKEVARIGITVNAVCPGYVDTESLAAMDGEARKSALGRVPMRRFGKPEEVAAAVRFLACPDAGYITGSILKVDGGIL from the coding sequence GATCGCGTCAAATCTCGATTCCGTTTTTCATGGTTGTCAGGCTGTCATGCCAAATATGATTTTGCAGCGTCATGGACGCATCGTGAATATTTCGTCTTTGAGCGCATTGCTGGCTCCGGCGGGCCAGACCAACTACGCGGCGGCCAAAGCCGGAGTTGTTGCGTTAACGCAATCGCTGGCCAAGGAAGTCGCGCGCATCGGCATCACCGTAAACGCCGTTTGCCCGGGCTACGTGGACACTGAATCACTCGCGGCAATGGACGGGGAAGCGCGCAAGTCGGCGCTGGGGCGCGTCCCGATGCGCCGGTTCGGCAAACCGGAAGAAGTGGCGGCCGCAGTTCGATTTCTTGCTTGTCCAGACGCCGGTTACATTACAGGCTCGATTCTGAAAGTGGACGGCGGAATCCTTTAG
- a CDS encoding acyl carrier protein, giving the protein MEDINAIQTRVKSMIVENLMLQIGVSEIKDDQPLFGPGSLGLDSVDALQLVVALDKNFGLKIPDPAAAKEILQNVGTIVAAVRQKFTGTSLAEP; this is encoded by the coding sequence ATGGAAGACATCAACGCAATTCAAACCCGCGTCAAGAGCATGATCGTCGAGAACCTGATGCTACAGATCGGCGTCAGCGAGATCAAGGACGACCAGCCGCTGTTCGGCCCCGGCAGTCTCGGACTCGACTCGGTGGACGCGCTTCAACTGGTGGTTGCGCTCGACAAGAATTTCGGTTTGAAAATCCCGGACCCCGCCGCCGCGAAAGAGATTCTCCAGAACGTCGGGACGATCGTCGCCGCGGTGCGACAAAAATTCACGGGCACCTCTCTGGCT